AGAAACTGAGTTTGCCGATGAAGAAGAAATAACAGAAAACATCGATCCAAGATGGGAAGGCCTAAAAGGATTGAATTTGGAATAACTTAAAATATAAACGTTAATAAATAAATATACAAAATGGCACATCCAAAACGAAGACAGTCGTCTGCAAGACAAGGAAAAAGAAGATCGCACGACCATGCCAAAATGCCAACTATGGCCATCTGCCCTAATTGCGGAGCATGGCATATCTATCACACTGTTTGTGGTGAGTGCGGGTACTACAGAGGAAAATTGGCAATTGAAAAAGAAGTTGCGGTATAAACTCATTCATTCGTAATAAGCAAAACCCTGAATAACCTTGTTTTTCGGGGTTTTTTTACAATAAAATCAGGATAATGAAGAACTTAAACGCGGTTATTACAGGAGTTGCAGCAGCTGTCCCCGATTATATACTTACCAATGAGGAGCTATCGAGAATGGTAGATACTTCCGACGAGTGGATCATGACTCGTGTGGGAATTAAAGAGAGAAGAATTTTAAAAGGAGAAGAACAGGGAATATCTGTTTTAGGGACAAAAGCAGTAAAGGAACTGCTTGAGAAAACCCACACCAAACCCGAAGAGGTTGATGGTGTGATTTTTGCTACAACAACGCCTGACCATCCCTTCCCATCCGCGGCATCTATCGTTGCTGAAAACAACGGGATAAAAAACGCTTTTTGTTTCGATATGGAAGTGGCTTGCTCGGGGTTTGTATATGGCCTTGAAGTATGTAACGGATTTATCAAGACCGGGAAATACAAAAAAGTTATCCTGATTGCCGGTGATAAAATGTCGGCTGTAACAAACTATACCGACAGGGCTACTTGTCCCCTTTTTGGGGATGCTGCCGGAGCCGTTATGATTGAACCAACGGAAGAAAACTTGGGTATTGTCGATACAATTCTTCGTTCCGATGGTGCAGGTTACGCCCCGCTACAAATGAAAGCCGGTGGAAGTAAGTATCCCGCCACTCACGAAACAGTGGATAACAATGAACATACCGTATATCAGGAAGGAAAAGTCGTATTTAAGTATGCCGTATCCAACATGGCACAGGTCTCGCTCGACATTATGGAGCGTAATAACCTCACTCACGAAGATC
This portion of the Petrimonas sulfuriphila genome encodes:
- the rpmF gene encoding 50S ribosomal protein L32, which gives rise to MAHPKRRQSSARQGKRRSHDHAKMPTMAICPNCGAWHIYHTVCGECGYYRGKLAIEKEVAV
- a CDS encoding ketoacyl-ACP synthase III, which produces MKNLNAVITGVAAAVPDYILTNEELSRMVDTSDEWIMTRVGIKERRILKGEEQGISVLGTKAVKELLEKTHTKPEEVDGVIFATTTPDHPFPSAASIVAENNGIKNAFCFDMEVACSGFVYGLEVCNGFIKTGKYKKVILIAGDKMSAVTNYTDRATCPLFGDAAGAVMIEPTEENLGIVDTILRSDGAGYAPLQMKAGGSKYPATHETVDNNEHTVYQEGKVVFKYAVSNMAQVSLDIMERNNLTHEDLDWFVPHQANIRIIDAAVARAGVAPEKVMINIERYGNTSAGTIPLCLWEWERNLRKGDNIILTAFGAGFSWGSVYLKWGYDGNKQK